The Boseongicola sp. DNA segment GGAGTTGTTCCCAGGAAAAGTAACCGCGCTTGTTGGTGAAAACGGGGCGGGCAAGTCTACCGTCGTCAAGGTTTTGACCGGGATTTATCAGCCCGACGATGGTGATGTTTTGGTCGAAGGCTCGGCGACCAAATTTCCAACACCGCAGCACGCCTCAAGTGCGGGCGTTACGGCCATTCATCAGGAAACAGTATTGTTTGATGAGCTGTCAGTTGCGGAAAACGTGTTCCTAGGCCACGCGCCCAAAAACAAGTTCGGTCTAATAGACACCGCAGCGTCAGTCGCCAAGACCCAATCAATCCTGCGAGAAATCGGTGCAGAACTTGACCCCAACGCGCTGCTGAAAGACCTTGGCATCGCGAGCAAACACCTTGTGGCCATTGCCCGTGCATTGTCGATCGATGCGCAAGTTGTGATTATGGATGAGCCCACCGCCGCCTTGTCGCACAAAGAAATTGAAGAGCTGTATGAGCTGGTGGAAAAACTGAAGGCACAAGGCAAAGCGATCTTGTTTATCAGCCATAAGTTTGATGAGATTTTCCGCATCGCTGACCACTATACGGTGTTTCGCGATGGGCAATTTGTGGCGGCCGGTGATATTGCCGACGTTAACAATGACGAGTTGGTGAAAATGATGGTTGGCCGCGAGGTGACCCAGATTTTTCCTGAACGCAAAGCAAAGATCACTGACGAAGTATTGCGCGTAAGGGCCTATGCCCACCCAACCGAATTTGACGATATCAGCTTTACGTTGAATGGCGGTGAGATTTTGGGCTTTTACGGCTTGGTTGGCGCGGGTCGGTCAGAGCTTATGCAGGCTTTGTTCGGAATTACCGCGCCCAGTCAGGGCACGCTGGAAATCGAAGGAAACACGGTGCGTATCCGATCTGCGGCAGATGCAGTGGACAATGGCATTGTTTATGTTCCCGAAGATCGCGGCAAGCAGGGCGCGATCACGGATTTGCCAATTTTTCAGAATGTGACACTGCCGTCGCTTAGACGTACCTCGAAGAATGGATTCTTGCGGCTGGCCGAAGAATTTAAACTGGCACGCGAATTTACCGAGAGGTTGGATTTGCGCGCGGCGTCACTGGATACCAATGTCGGTAGTTTGTCAGGCGGCAACCAGCAAAAGGTAGTCATCGCCAAGTGGCTGGCGACGAAACCGAAAGTCATCATATTGGATGAACCGACAAAAGGTATTGATATCGGATCTAAAGCAGCCGTGCATGAATTTATGGCTGAGTTGGCGGCCCAAGGTTTGGCGGTCATCATGGTTAGTTCAGAAATCCCCGAGGTTCTGGGCATGTCTGATCGCATAATCGTCATGCGCGAGGGTCTTATGGTGGCTGAACTTTCAAAAGATGACATGACACCAGAAACGCTGGTGCGCCATGCAGCCGGCATTGAGGAAATCGCATCATGATTAAACGCTTGTCCTCTTCCCGTGAGATATTGTTGCTCGGCGCGATTTTGTTGCTGCTTGGCCTGATCGCAATGCGGTTTCCCGGCTTTATCGCACCTTCCAATTTGGCAAATGTCTTGAACGATACATCACCGTTGATTCTGTTGGTGGTGGGTCAGATGATTGTTATTTTGACAAAATGCATTGATCTGTCGGTTGCTGCAAACCTGGCCCTGACCGGAATGGTCGTTGCAATGATCAACGTTGCAGCGCCGGATTTGCCGATTGTCGTGATCTTGGTAATTGCCATCGCTCTCGGTGCCTTGATGGGTATGTTCAATGGCATTTTGGTGTGGAAGTTAGACATTCCACCAATAGTTGTGACGCTTGGAACATTAACCATTTTTCGCGGATTCATATTTCTGCTGTCCCAAGGAAAATGGGTGAACAGCCATGAAATGAGCGCGTCTTTTAAAGCGATCCCGCGCACTGAAGTCATTGGCCTGCCCATGCTAAGTTGGATTGCAATTATTGTGGTCATTGCATTCGCCATGATTATGTCGCGCACCACATTGGGCCGTTCGTTTTATGCCGTCGGCGGCAATCCACACGCGGCGACTTATGCGGGCATCAATGTCGGCAAGACCCAATTCTGGGCTTTCACCATCTCAGGCGCTTTGGCGGGGCTTACAGGATACCTTTGGGTATCCCGCTTTGCGGTGGCCTATGTCGATATTGCGGGTGGATTTGAATTGGACGTGGTTGCGGCTTGCGTGATTGGCGGCATTTCCATTGCAGGCGGTGTTGGCACAATTGCTGGCGCGGTGCTGGGGGCGTTGTTTCTGGGGGTGATCAAAAATGCATTGCCTGTCATCAACGTATCGCCCTTTTGG contains these protein-coding regions:
- a CDS encoding ABC transporter permease, with product MIKRLSSSREILLLGAILLLLGLIAMRFPGFIAPSNLANVLNDTSPLILLVVGQMIVILTKCIDLSVAANLALTGMVVAMINVAAPDLPIVVILVIAIALGALMGMFNGILVWKLDIPPIVVTLGTLTIFRGFIFLLSQGKWVNSHEMSASFKAIPRTEVIGLPMLSWIAIIVVIAFAMIMSRTTLGRSFYAVGGNPHAATYAGINVGKTQFWAFTISGALAGLTGYLWVSRFAVAYVDIAGGFELDVVAACVIGGISIAGGVGTIAGAVLGALFLGVIKNALPVINVSPFWQLAISGSAIIIAVALNARSSRVKGRIILKQAEQKSWT
- a CDS encoding ATP-binding cassette domain-containing protein; protein product: MTAEAPILALQGITKVFPGVKALDDVSLELFPGKVTALVGENGAGKSTVVKVLTGIYQPDDGDVLVEGSATKFPTPQHASSAGVTAIHQETVLFDELSVAENVFLGHAPKNKFGLIDTAASVAKTQSILREIGAELDPNALLKDLGIASKHLVAIARALSIDAQVVIMDEPTAALSHKEIEELYELVEKLKAQGKAILFISHKFDEIFRIADHYTVFRDGQFVAAGDIADVNNDELVKMMVGREVTQIFPERKAKITDEVLRVRAYAHPTEFDDISFTLNGGEILGFYGLVGAGRSELMQALFGITAPSQGTLEIEGNTVRIRSAADAVDNGIVYVPEDRGKQGAITDLPIFQNVTLPSLRRTSKNGFLRLAEEFKLAREFTERLDLRAASLDTNVGSLSGGNQQKVVIAKWLATKPKVIILDEPTKGIDIGSKAAVHEFMAELAAQGLAVIMVSSEIPEVLGMSDRIIVMREGLMVAELSKDDMTPETLVRHAAGIEEIAS